One window from the genome of Pseudoliparis swirei isolate HS2019 ecotype Mariana Trench chromosome 24, NWPU_hadal_v1, whole genome shotgun sequence encodes:
- the fip1l1b gene encoding pre-mRNA 3'-end-processing factor FIP1 isoform X1 — MSAEEADKQNTDASAGDEEEEWLYGDEPEGKEEDEEAKLNAAVSAPADALTEDAHATGNGVASEATGEGEGDADGDGAAAGEDVESDSDSDDDDDDVRVTIGDIKTGAPQYTTYGAPPVNLNIKTTGSRPYGHASKLKGVDLDAPGNINGVPVLEADVESFEEKPWRKPGADLSDYFNYGFNEDTWKAYCEKQKRLRMGLEVSTIGSVTSKITVQQGRTGNDKDMSSLPIHTSKPDFTSPLNMYNPPINQIPRISPPQWPPGPPPPDMSYYTKTSGTIDVIGGGTATISRVEGRRRHNLEGNNIQVIAEQTDADPTPAKIPTFFPPGSLPPNIPPPPFLPPPPNVNAAPPLIPPPRLPITVPPPGFPPPPSGPPPTIIPSMDSGHPGGYDGRPVPPYPFPQGAYPPPMSGGVPPPWPPMMDNSKPWDYYARRDDKREKERERPRERTHEREREREHSPSAISYTSDEERFRYREYQERGSGGGGGGGSGGGGGGSGGGGSGGGGGGSGYVERHRERSSREKEERHRERRHREKEEGRHKSSRSSSSRRRHDSEETDSHRRHKHKKSKRSKEGKEPSEEISADQENQEVME; from the exons ATGTCTGCGGAGGAAGCGGACAAACAAAACACCGATGCTAGCgctggagacgaggaggaggaatggcTGTACGGAG ATGAGCCTGAGGGcaaagaggaggacgaggaagcCAAACTGAACGCTGCAGTCAG TGCACCTGCTGATGCTTTAACAGAGGATGCACACGCTACAGGGAATGGAGTAGCCTCTGAG GCGACAGGTGAGGGTGAAGGTGATGCCGACGGTGACGGTGCAGCAGCGGGTGAGGATGTGGAAAGTGACAGCGACagtgacgacgacgacgacgatgtCCGCGTCACCATTGGCGACATCAAAACGGGAGCACCACAGTACAC AACTTATGGAGCTCCACCTGTCAATCTCAACATCAAGACAACAGGCTCCAGACCGTATGGACATG CCTCCAAGTTGAAGGGAGTGGATCTGGACGCTCCTGGTAACATCAACGGGGTCCCAGTGCTGGAGGCGGATGTGGAGTCCTTTGAAGAGAAACCCTGGAGAAAGCCAG GAGCGGATCTGTCAGACTACTTTAACTACGGCTtcaatgaagacacatggaaGGCTTATTGTGAAAAACAGAAGAGACTGCGCATGGGCCTGGAGGTCTCTACTATCGGCTCGGTGACAAGCAAGATCACT GTTCAGCAAGGCAGGACGGGGAACGACAAGGACATGTCCAGTTTGCCCATTCACACGTCGAAGCCAGACTTCACGTCTCCTCTCAACATGTACAACCCCCCTATCAATCAGATCCCCAG GATCTCTCCCCCTCAGTGGCCCCCAGGTCCGCCTCCTCCGGACATGTCCTATTATAC GAAGACGAGTGGTACTATAGATGTGATCGGTGGAGGAACGGCCACCATCAGCAGGGTTGAAGGGCGCCGCAGACACAACCTAGAAGGCAACAATATCCAG GTGATCGCCGAACAAACGGACGCCGATCCGACTCCAGCTAAGATTCccaccttcttccctcctggatcACTTCCTCCAAACATCCCCCCGCCTCCGTTCCTCCCACCGCCACCCAATGTCAACGCTGCACCCCCGCTCATCCCACCACCCA GGTTGCCCATTActgttcctcctcctggttTCCCCCCTCCACCTAGCGGCCCCCCTCCCACCATTATCCCCTCTATGGACAG tgGCCACCCCGGAGGTTATGATGGACGCCCTGTCCCCCCCTACCCATTCCCTCAAG GCGCATACCCTCCTCCCATGTCTGGAGGCGTGCCTCCCCCCTGGCCCCCCATGATGGACAACTCTAAACCCTGGGACTACTATGCCCGTCGAGACGACAagcgagagaaggagagggagaggcccagagagaggacacatgagcgggagagagagagggagcacagCCCTTCAGCTATAAGCTACACAAG CGATGAGGAGCGGTTTCGATACCGCGAGTACCAGGAgcgtggcagtggtggtggtggtggtggtggtagcggcggtggcggcggcggtagTGGCGGTGGCGGcagtggtggcggcggcggcggcagcggctACGTGGAGCGGCACCGTGAGCGGTCGAGccgagagaaggaggaaagacacagagagagaaggcaccgagagaaggaggagggacgcCACAAGTCCTCTCGCAG cagcagcagcaggcggcgGCACGACAGCGAGGAGACCGACAGCCACCGGAGGCACAAACACAAGAAGAGCAAGAGGAGCAAGGAGGGAAAAGAGCCGAGCGAGGAAATCAGCGCAGACCAAGAGAACCAGGAGGTCATGGAGTAG
- the LOC130190214 gene encoding uncharacterized protein LOC130190214 has protein sequence MRRCVAAVVLLSLLSGGLSAPLSRCDSLVKPITLSKEDLLGRWLYIGGTSNLPGSRSVIHLLTSVWVNFNATAQSNVLELIQSQRIFGKCSSITFNMAFENSTLSLEQPFHLKEVYLPTSCSDCLVVYEDVTFGKDAFTSLMLFSRRQSVSPDVVEAFKTQAECLRMLTPIMIDTDYEICPVDASPTDGLSGIQAVTSLFEATMGIGVGLGLLDSFFDTFVN, from the exons atgaggaggtgcgTTGCTGCTGTTGTGCTGCTGAGTCTCCTCTCGGGGGggctctctgctcctctgagcAGATGTGACAGTCTGGTGAAACCCATCACTCTCAGCAAAGAAGAC TTGCTGGGAAGGTGGCTGTACATCGGGGGGACCTCTAACCTCCCAGGATCTCGCTCTGTTATCCACCTGTTGACCAGCGTCTGGGTGAACTTCAATGCGACCGCCCAGAGCAATGTCCTCGAGCTCATCCAGAGCCAGAGAAT ATTTGGCAAATGCTCCAGCATAACATTCAACATGGCCTTTGAAAACAGCACACTGTCGCTTG AGCAACCGTTCCACCTCAAGGAAGTCTACCTGCCGACCAGCTGCTCCGACTGTCTGGTGGTCTACGAAGACGTCACCTTTGGCAAAGACGCTTTCACCAGCCTGATGCTCTTCA GCCGGAGACAGAGCGTCTCGCCGGATGTCGTGGAGGCGTTCAAGACCCAGGCGGAGTGCCTCCGGATGCTGACGCCCATCATGATTGACACAGATTACG AAATCTGCCCGGTCGACGCCTCGCCTACAGATGGGCTCAGCGGGATCCAAGCCGTCACCTCGCTGTTCGAGGCCACGATGGGAATCGGCGTTGGACTTGGACTCCTGGACTCTTTTTTTGATACGTTTGTGAACTGA
- the LOC130190081 gene encoding cysteine-rich hydrophobic domain-containing protein 2 gives MIIKNQTLARLSHFRCRTAAAADVDVLLRSWLNDVNCTVSGTVDLFLQLLLLAFPLVLPFSGVKFRCVVGIVSVPVSLPGSARPSRAMMEDFDEIYEEEDEEEEDEDRAAEEQLLKYAPDPVVVRGSGHVTVFGLSNKFESEFPSALTGKVAPEEFKASINRVNSCLRKTLPVNVRWLLCGCLCCCCTLGFSLWPVICLSKRTRRSIEKLLEWENSRLYHKLCLLWRLSKRKCETNNMMEYVILIEFLPKIPIFRPD, from the exons atgataattaaaAATCAAACTTTAGCACGTCTGTCCCATTTCCGGTGTCGgactgcggcggcggcggatgtTGATGTTTTGCTCCGGAGCTGGCTGAACGATGTGAACTGTACCGTCTCCGGGACGGTTgatctttttttacagttgTTGCTCTTGGCGTTTCCACTTGTGCTTCCTTTTTCTGGGGTAAAGTTTCGCTGTGTCGTCGGCATCGTGTCTGTCCCGGTGTCTCTCCCGGGGAGCGCGAGGCCGAGTCGTGCGATGATGGAGGACTTTGACGAGATCtacgaagaggaggacgaggaagaggaggacgaggacaggGCCGCGGAGGAGCAGCTCCTAAAGTACGCTCCGGACCCGGTTGTGGTGCGAGGGTCCGGCCACGTCACTGT GTTTGGGCTTAGTAACAAATTTGAGTCCGAATTTCCTTCAGCACTTACAGGAAAG GTGGCACCGGAGGAGTTCAAAGCCAGCATCAACCGTGTGAACAGCTGCCTGAGGAAGACCCTGCCGGTGAATGTGCGGTGGCTGCTGTGCGGCTGCCTCTGCTGCTGTTGCACACTGGGCTTCAGTCTGTGGCCCGTCATCTGCCTCAGCAAGAGG ACAAGACGATCTATAGAGAAACTTCTGGAGTGGGAGAACAGCAGACTTTACCACAAG TTGTGTTTGCTTTGGAGACTGAGCAAAAGGAAGTGTGAAACCAACAACATGATGGAATAC GTAATCCTAATAGAGTTCTTACCTAAGATCCCCATCTTCAGACCGGACTAG
- the fip1l1b gene encoding pre-mRNA 3'-end-processing factor FIP1 isoform X2, with the protein MSAEEADKQNTDASAGDEEEEWLYGDEPEGKEEDEEAKLNAAVSAPADALTEDAHATGNGVASEATGEGEGDADGDGAAAGEDVESDSDSDDDDDDVRVTIGDIKTGAPQYTTYGAPPVNLNIKTTGSRPYGHASKLKGVDLDAPGNINGVPVLEADVESFEEKPWRKPGADLSDYFNYGFNEDTWKAYCEKQKRLRMGLEVSTIGSVTSKITVQQGRTGNDKDMSSLPIHTSKPDFTSPLNMYNPPINQIPRISPPQWPPGPPPPDMSYYTKTSGTIDVIGGGTATISRVEGRRRHNLEGNNIQVIAEQTDADPTPAKIPTFFPPGSLPPNIPPPPFLPPPPNVNAAPPLIPPPRLPITVPPPGFPPPPSGPPPTIIPSMDSGHPGGYDGRPVPPYPFPQGAYPPPMSGGVPPPWPPMMDNSKPWDYYARRDDKREKERERPRERTHEREREREHSPSAISYTSDEERFRYREYQERGSGGGGGGGSGGGGGGSGGGGSGGGGGGSGYVERHRERSSREKEERHRERRHREKEEGRHKSSRSSSRRRHDSEETDSHRRHKHKKSKRSKEGKEPSEEISADQENQEVME; encoded by the exons ATGTCTGCGGAGGAAGCGGACAAACAAAACACCGATGCTAGCgctggagacgaggaggaggaatggcTGTACGGAG ATGAGCCTGAGGGcaaagaggaggacgaggaagcCAAACTGAACGCTGCAGTCAG TGCACCTGCTGATGCTTTAACAGAGGATGCACACGCTACAGGGAATGGAGTAGCCTCTGAG GCGACAGGTGAGGGTGAAGGTGATGCCGACGGTGACGGTGCAGCAGCGGGTGAGGATGTGGAAAGTGACAGCGACagtgacgacgacgacgacgatgtCCGCGTCACCATTGGCGACATCAAAACGGGAGCACCACAGTACAC AACTTATGGAGCTCCACCTGTCAATCTCAACATCAAGACAACAGGCTCCAGACCGTATGGACATG CCTCCAAGTTGAAGGGAGTGGATCTGGACGCTCCTGGTAACATCAACGGGGTCCCAGTGCTGGAGGCGGATGTGGAGTCCTTTGAAGAGAAACCCTGGAGAAAGCCAG GAGCGGATCTGTCAGACTACTTTAACTACGGCTtcaatgaagacacatggaaGGCTTATTGTGAAAAACAGAAGAGACTGCGCATGGGCCTGGAGGTCTCTACTATCGGCTCGGTGACAAGCAAGATCACT GTTCAGCAAGGCAGGACGGGGAACGACAAGGACATGTCCAGTTTGCCCATTCACACGTCGAAGCCAGACTTCACGTCTCCTCTCAACATGTACAACCCCCCTATCAATCAGATCCCCAG GATCTCTCCCCCTCAGTGGCCCCCAGGTCCGCCTCCTCCGGACATGTCCTATTATAC GAAGACGAGTGGTACTATAGATGTGATCGGTGGAGGAACGGCCACCATCAGCAGGGTTGAAGGGCGCCGCAGACACAACCTAGAAGGCAACAATATCCAG GTGATCGCCGAACAAACGGACGCCGATCCGACTCCAGCTAAGATTCccaccttcttccctcctggatcACTTCCTCCAAACATCCCCCCGCCTCCGTTCCTCCCACCGCCACCCAATGTCAACGCTGCACCCCCGCTCATCCCACCACCCA GGTTGCCCATTActgttcctcctcctggttTCCCCCCTCCACCTAGCGGCCCCCCTCCCACCATTATCCCCTCTATGGACAG tgGCCACCCCGGAGGTTATGATGGACGCCCTGTCCCCCCCTACCCATTCCCTCAAG GCGCATACCCTCCTCCCATGTCTGGAGGCGTGCCTCCCCCCTGGCCCCCCATGATGGACAACTCTAAACCCTGGGACTACTATGCCCGTCGAGACGACAagcgagagaaggagagggagaggcccagagagaggacacatgagcgggagagagagagggagcacagCCCTTCAGCTATAAGCTACACAAG CGATGAGGAGCGGTTTCGATACCGCGAGTACCAGGAgcgtggcagtggtggtggtggtggtggtggtagcggcggtggcggcggcggtagTGGCGGTGGCGGcagtggtggcggcggcggcggcagcggctACGTGGAGCGGCACCGTGAGCGGTCGAGccgagagaaggaggaaagacacagagagagaaggcaccgagagaaggaggagggacgcCACAAGTCCTCTCGCAG cagcagcaggcggcgGCACGACAGCGAGGAGACCGACAGCCACCGGAGGCACAAACACAAGAAGAGCAAGAGGAGCAAGGAGGGAAAAGAGCCGAGCGAGGAAATCAGCGCAGACCAAGAGAACCAGGAGGTCATGGAGTAG
- the rhbdd2 gene encoding rhomboid domain-containing protein 2 — MTRTDYFKMIFQVFKDSVPVVTSGILTVVFLSCVLFGVQMYFNFPLGVLSVGATVFQNGHLHRLVTYPFYHQTSAQLLLNVTALVFLSGSLEKGVGTVRFLFSFFLLSTTTGLFYSFLDLLQSDGGQSPAEGLVPVTLACVALTTMHTKMTKGFLCGVTFPTMALPWLLLIVTTVLVPHSVLPCNIVGILVGWLYGKGWPSLLNMSEARAGALEKTAPFRWLRRIRGVMFVSASVEERRKTLLPHINPTPGSYPVQAYAPSSSVSTANNRADIYEGWPKSTSALSGPTPPINPHRHGSPHSSGHSQGHPLEQSFGQSCNHNHSDGHGHSHNHSDGHSHNHIDGHGHNHSDGHGHNHIDGHGHNHSDGHGHNHSDGHSHNHSDGHSHNHSDGHSHGYDHSDGHAHSHGDGHGHSHGDGHGHSHGDGHGHSHG, encoded by the coding sequence ATGACGCGAACAGATTACTTTAAAATGATCTTTCAAGTGTTCAAAGACTCGGTTCCCGTCGTCACGAGCGGGATTCTGACCGTGGTTTTTCTGTCGTGCGTTTTGTTCGGCGTCCAAATGTATTTCAACTTCCCTCTGGGGGTCCTCAGCGTCGGGGCCACCGTGTTTCAGAACGGACACCTCCACCGGCTGGTGACGTACCCCTTCTACCACCAGACCTCCGCCCAGCTTCTCCTGAACGTCACCGCGTTGGTGTTCCTCAGCGGCAGTTTGGAGAAAGGGGTCGGCACGGTGCGCTTCCTGTTCTCGTTCTTCCTGCTGTCGACCACCACTGGCTTGTTCTACAGCTTCCTGGATCTTCTGCAAAGTGACGGCGGCCAGAGTCCCGCCGAGGGGCTGGTTCCCGTGACCCTGGCATGCGTGGCTCTCACCACCATGCACACCAAAATGACCAAAGGATTCCTGTGCGGAGTCACCTTCCCCACCATGGCCCTCCCTTGGTTGCTCCTCATCGTCACCACGGTCCTGGTTCCCCACAGTGTGCTCCCCTGTAACATCGTGGGCATCCTGGTCGGGTGGCTGTATGGCAAAGGGTGGCCGTCTCTTCTGAACATGTCGGAGGCCAGGGCGGGCGCTCTGGAGAAGACGGCGCCTTTTCGGTGGTTGAGGCGCATCAGAGGAGTGATGTTTGTCTCTGCTTccgtagaggagaggaggaagacccTCCTTCCACATATCAATCCAACACCCGGGTCCTACCCGGTTCAGGCTTACGCTCCATCGTCCAGCGTTAGCACTGCCAACAACCGGGCCGATATTTACGAAGGCTGGCCGAAATCGACCAGTGCTTTGTCCGGTCCCACGCCGCCTATCAACCCTCACAGGCATGGCTCCCCGCATAGCTCTGGGCACAGTCAAGGGCATCCTTTAGAGCAGAGTTTTGGCCAAAGCTGCAACCACAACCATAGTGATGGTCATGGTCACAGTCACAACCATAGTGATGGTCACAGTCACAACCATATTGATGGTCACGGTCACAACCATAGTGATGGTCATGGTCACAACCATATTGATGGTCACGGTCACAACCATAGTGATGGTCACGGTCACAACCATAGTGATGGTCACAGTCACAACCATAGTGATGGTCACAGTCACAACCATAGTGATGGTCATAGTCATGGGTACGACCATAGTGATGGGCATGCTCATAGTCATGGTGATGGTCATGGGCATAGTCATGGTGATGGTCATGGGCATAGTCATGGTGATGGTCATGGCCATAGTCATGGTTAA